CTTCTGAAAAATTAATTAGAGTACAATCTATTGTCTCTCCTTGAAATTTTTCATTTGGATACTTACATATTATTCCAAACAAAATGTTTTTATTTGCATGGAAAACACCACCTCCAGAAATACCAGGTAAATAATTAGGATCATAATTTCCTTGTAGCTTAAAACTCTTCATTTCTGTGTCGTCCCTTTTAAGCTCGAATTTTTTCAATCGATCTTTATTTGCTAGAAATACGCCCCAAGAAAAGAAATCCAGATCTTCATTTTCTAATTTATCAGAAACAAATATTGGAGAAAATGTTATCTCCTCATTCTTGTTGATTATTATTATAGCAAAATCTTTTTCAAAACCGATCAATCGCTTCTTAACATCTGATTTTTTAATATATTCAAGTCGTTTAAGTTGCCCTTCATGACTACTATACAACACTTCAATTTTACCAATATTATCGTGATTCAGAGGCAAATCAGGATCCTCCTGAAAAATATGCTTTGCTGTAATTATATAATTATAATCCAGATAATTTGGCGTAACGTATACTACTCCCGAACCAAAATTATGAACTCCTTTTATTGTCGTCAATATCTTAACTCCACAGTGCTTAAGTTCATCAGATAATAATCCCATAGTCCTTATTATTTGGAGTTAATTTAAAATTATACTTTTCTTTTTCTTTTTCTGTTATCTGAAGATTTATTAAAGCCTCATTGTAATTAAATATAAAATCCAGTTTATCTTTATCTCTCTTAACAAATTTTAATAATTTTAAAAGTGCCCTTTTATTTGGCAGATAATGTCTTTTACTACTAGTGCTGAAAATATAATTATTACATTTTATCTTTTCTAAAATTTTTCTATTTAAGCTTCTATAGCTTCCATGATGCGGAAGTTTAATGTAATCAAAAGACAGTCTATCAGTAAGAGATTCTGCTAACAAATTCAGAACAATTAATTCTAATCTATCAGGTGTTACATCTCCAGTCAGAAGGACTTTTTTATCATCACATTCCACATTAATAACGATACTGCATTTATTAGGCAAAGAGGTATCCTGATTTTCATCATCTATATATTTTTCTAATTCAGACATTGTGGATGTCCAATCGCATTTAGCATCAGAAAGCCTTACACTCTTATGGCTGCTGTACATATTGAGATCTTCAGAAGTTGGAGAGAGGAAATCAATTTTTAAATCATCAAAAACTATCTGAGCAGTTTCTTCAGTACATTGTTCCCACTTGATAGATAGTTCCAAAAACAAATTTTCTAATTCAAAAGATTGTTTATAAGAAAGTAGATTGTCATTTTGAGGTAAAGGTACTAGTCCTAATATTTTTCGAGGAGAATTAAATAAGACTCTTTTAATAAAATCCTTTCCATAATTTCCATTTTTTATAGATTTTACCAATTCTATTATGCCTTTAATGTGATCATCATCATGATGAGTAATAATCAATAAATCTATTGCTTCTTCCTTAGAATAAATTTCATTTACTTCATTTATCAGATAGCTACTATCATTACCACCATCAATCAAAACATTATACTTTTTATGATGAATTAGTATTGAATCACCTGATCCTGCCTTTAAAAATTTTATGTTCATTCAAATTACTTTACTTATCTTAAAAAGACTGTTAAATTATTTCAAATATATAGATATTTATCCCATCTCAAAGAAAAAGCAAACTTTAAAATGTATAACGAATGACATTACGAAGTTAAGAATGAGAGGGTTTTTATTTATTAAAATGGTAAATCATTATCGACATGATTATACCTTTCAATTTTGTCAAATCTTTCCCAAAGATTATTAAGTATGATTTTTCTTTTATTGTCTGAATTAGATTTGAATAATTGAATAATTGAAGATAAATTAGATACACTAAATTGTTTCTTTGGGTAGTAACTAAATTTACCGTTAATAAAAATTTTGGTCAACTTGTTATTATTTTGAATATTATCTTCAAGTATTGAATTGTTATATAATTCCTCAAGCTTTTTTAGTATCTCATCAAGATTTGAATTATACTTAGTTCCGTAGGGCATTTGACTAAATAATTCAATTAAGTTGTTTGCAAAGAACTGATAGTTTTTTCTCTCTTCAAGTGTAAATTCATTTTCTGACAATGTAGACTTAATACTATCTCTGTAAATATCAAAAAATGAAGAATATCTCTCTTCATGAGGTAATATCATTTTGGAAATTAGTGCTGAAAACTTGAAATTAACATTTTCACTATCTAATAATATTTCTTCAAATAGTTTACCCACAAAATAGATTTCAGTTTTATTATCGTAGATGTTT
This portion of the Flavobacterium gelatinilyticum genome encodes:
- a CDS encoding ComEC/Rec2 family competence protein, with protein sequence MNIKFLKAGSGDSILIHHKKYNVLIDGGNDSSYLINEVNEIYSKEEAIDLLIITHHDDDHIKGIIELVKSIKNGNYGKDFIKRVLFNSPRKILGLVPLPQNDNLLSYKQSFELENLFLELSIKWEQCTEETAQIVFDDLKIDFLSPTSEDLNMYSSHKSVRLSDAKCDWTSTMSELEKYIDDENQDTSLPNKCSIVINVECDDKKVLLTGDVTPDRLELIVLNLLAESLTDRLSFDYIKLPHHGSYRSLNRKILEKIKCNNYIFSTSSKRHYLPNKRALLKLLKFVKRDKDKLDFIFNYNEALINLQITEKEKEKYNFKLTPNNKDYGIII
- a CDS encoding protein kinase domain-containing protein gives rise to the protein MKKESPIEFIRKKDYKFLEEIGQGGTGRTVLLQDELIDELFVCKKYQPFYKEHTKLFFKYFIDEIKILHTIYHKNIVRVFNHYLYPDRNTGYILMEYIKGEIITDFLRVNLDKIEDIFLQTIEGFRYLEENNILHRDIRPENILISDDGVVKIIDFGFSKNINFEEQTKSISLNWRYTTPNEFTKNIYDNKTEIYFVGKLFEEILLDSENVNFKFSALISKMILPHEERYSSFFDIYRDSIKSTLSENEFTLEERKNYQFFANNLIELFSQMPYGTKYNSNLDEILKKLEELYNNSILEDNIQNNNKLTKIFINGKFSYYPKKQFSVSNLSSIIQLFKSNSDNKRKIILNNLWERFDKIERYNHVDNDLPF